The window CCTCCTCCCGGAGGCGCAGGCCCCACAGCCTATCTAACCTTTGATGACGGACCCAGCAACAACACCCTGGCAATATTGGATATCCTGGCTGAAGAAAACATTTTGGCCACTTTTTTTGTCATCGGCAATAACCAATCGGATAACCCGGATGCTTATAGGCTGATAGTTGAAGCCGGCCATGTCCTGGGTAACCATACTTACAGCCACGATTATGATTATATTTATGACTCGCCGGAGAACTTCATGGATGACCTTCTGAAGCTGGAAGAGTTCCTATACGCAGAAACCGGGGTGGAAACCAATATCATGCGATTCCCCGGCGGTTCTAGCAGCCAGATGGCACAGGATGTTTCCGGCTATAACATCATAGTTGAGGATTTAATACCAGAAGTAATAGAACAGGGCTATGACTATTTTGACTGGAATGTGACTTCAGGAGACGCCGTCTCCCGGACACCTCCAGCCGAAGATATTGTGGACAATGTTTTAAGCGGAGCAGACAGCGTCTCCGGCGATATTGTGGTTCTCATGCATGACAGCCAACACAAAACAACCACCGTGGAAGCACTCCCTCAAATTATTGAAGGCCTCCGCCAAAGGGGTTATCAATTTGAGGTGTTAAGCCCCGGAGCCATCGATGTAAGGCACCGATAAAACCAAGATGCGACGGCATCTTGGTTTTTTTGCCCGATATTCTGGATTTGCCTGAAGTAAATATATATACTATAAGAAAACTTGCAGGAGGACAACATGCCCCCAAAAATCGCAGTGGTTACCGGAGCCAATTCCGGTATCGGTTTTGAAACGGCAAAAGAGTTAGCCGCCCAGGACTATTATGTGGTAATGGTGTGCAGAAACCTGAACAAAGCTGCCCGTAGTGCCCAAATCATTACACAACAAACCGGTGCTGCCGTAGATATCATGCAGGCCGATTTGGCTTCCTTTGCTTCCATACATAATTTCGCCCAAAACTATCTAAACCGCTATGACCGGTTGGATATCCTCATAAACAATGCCGGCCTGTACTCCGACAGTCCACAGCAAACAGAAGACGGGTATGAGCTGACAATGGGTGTTAATTTTCTGGGGACGTATCTGCTCACCCGCTTGCTGCTTCCCGCCTTATTAAAGACAGAGAAATCTCGCATTGTGAATATCGCGTCACGAGCCGGTTTTTATGGCAAAATCAATCTTGCCAAACCCTTCCATGGGCCTCATGGGTTCAGAGGCTATTCAGCCTCTAAGCTGGCCCAAATCTGGTTCACCATTAGCCTGGCAGAGGAACTAAAAGATAAAGGTATCCTGGTAAACGCCGTAAGTCCCGGACGCGGGGCCACAAACATCTGGAGGGGCGAAAGCCTGATGATGAAAATTGTCCGCCCCTTTATGCTGCGCTCGGCGCAATCTGCTGCAGAATGTGCTAAAACCGGCCTGTATGTAGCCTTGGCGCCGGAGGATGAAATCACAACCGGACTGACGTTTGAAAAAAGCAAACCACTGCCCTATAACCAACGCTGCCTGGATTATCAGCCCAGGCAGCAACTCATGCAGCTAGCACAGGACATAATCCAAGGATAAGACACGTCAACGTTGGCGTGTCTTATCCTTACAATTTGTTTACTGCAGTGGCAGCTTGCAAAACCCATGGTCTAGTCAGCCGCTGCAGGAAATATACATTTATCGGAGAATAATAGCCTGAAAACATTACAAGGGAGGAAAAGAAATGAACATTCCGCCAGTCACCAGGCCTTATTTCTCATCGGATCCGGCAAAAGAAAAAGCTGCCGTAATTTTATGCTGGGCAGTCACGTTGCTATCTACGCTTATTCTTATTCTCTTCTGGGAGGAAACCAGAAGCCTGCAATTCATTGCTAATCTTCAACAATACCGGACTCCTTTCGTAGAGTTTTTATTCCGCTTCTTTACCTTTTTAGGCGATGACCAGTTTTTCATGGTGTTTTTCGGAGTACTTATCTGGTGTGTCAGTAAGCCTTTGGGCTTCTGGACAGCCTTTGTTCTGCTAACCTCCGGCACATACAGCGGCCTGATCAAAGATATGACCATCCTGGAGCGTCCCGCCCTGGCAGGAATCATCCACCCGGATAACTCT is drawn from Dethiobacter alkaliphilus AHT 1 and contains these coding sequences:
- a CDS encoding SDR family NAD(P)-dependent oxidoreductase; the protein is MPPKIAVVTGANSGIGFETAKELAAQDYYVVMVCRNLNKAARSAQIITQQTGAAVDIMQADLASFASIHNFAQNYLNRYDRLDILINNAGLYSDSPQQTEDGYELTMGVNFLGTYLLTRLLLPALLKTEKSRIVNIASRAGFYGKINLAKPFHGPHGFRGYSASKLAQIWFTISLAEELKDKGILVNAVSPGRGATNIWRGESLMMKIVRPFMLRSAQSAAECAKTGLYVALAPEDEITTGLTFEKSKPLPYNQRCLDYQPRQQLMQLAQDIIQG
- a CDS encoding polysaccharide deacetylase family protein produces the protein MPKNTQILITVAAIIILIAGGIGLAYYNGQISSLREELSMAVEQKEELRRETTALEEELNDKEAELEETREKLARAEDEHDDLFARLSEKETELDELHSLLNDREDELASVESRLESKANDLDSKAAEINSLQDKIAEQETEINELRSRLDEKAAEIEELLSRNDNGPPPGGAGPTAYLTFDDGPSNNTLAILDILAEENILATFFVIGNNQSDNPDAYRLIVEAGHVLGNHTYSHDYDYIYDSPENFMDDLLKLEEFLYAETGVETNIMRFPGGSSSQMAQDVSGYNIIVEDLIPEVIEQGYDYFDWNVTSGDAVSRTPPAEDIVDNVLSGADSVSGDIVVLMHDSQHKTTTVEALPQIIEGLRQRGYQFEVLSPGAIDVRHR